One window of the Hyalangium gracile genome contains the following:
- a CDS encoding AI-2E family transporter, which yields MATDLVARRVFAGLIVLSIFLLALVVRPFAKGFFLAAVLAGALYGVHKRLTRAFRGRASISAGLLCFGVIVALLLPLTGFTAFLVSEAVDGMRFIQETIRTEGVEGLTERLPGPVRNLAERMMDRLQVEELRLDEKLQEQVSTQGGTAAKAVTGVVAATGSFAFQTVMMLIAFFFFLVDGKRLVEWLEKVSPLKSGQTEEILLEFRLVATSVLVSSVATAGVQSVAALVGYLIARVPVPFFFAAVTFFLALIPAIGAAVVCFAAAGILLITGHQWMALFLAVWGVVVVGLVDNIVKPLLVKRGLDMHGGIVFFALLGGLAMFGTVGLLLGPLIVAFFLALIRIYERDYGRSAAQPSAPATPPT from the coding sequence ATGGCTACGGACCTGGTCGCCCGCCGCGTGTTCGCGGGCCTCATCGTGCTCTCCATCTTCCTGCTGGCCCTCGTCGTCCGCCCCTTCGCCAAGGGCTTCTTCCTGGCGGCGGTGCTCGCTGGAGCGCTCTACGGGGTCCACAAGCGGCTCACCCGCGCCTTCCGCGGACGGGCCAGCATCTCCGCCGGGCTGCTCTGCTTCGGCGTCATCGTCGCCCTGCTGCTGCCGCTCACCGGCTTCACCGCCTTCCTGGTCAGCGAGGCGGTCGACGGCATGCGCTTCATCCAGGAGACGATCCGCACGGAGGGTGTGGAGGGTCTCACGGAGCGCCTGCCCGGGCCGGTGCGCAACCTCGCCGAGCGGATGATGGATCGCCTCCAGGTGGAGGAGCTGCGGCTGGACGAGAAGCTCCAGGAGCAGGTGAGCACCCAGGGAGGCACCGCCGCCAAGGCGGTGACGGGCGTGGTGGCCGCCACGGGCTCCTTCGCCTTCCAGACGGTGATGATGCTGATCGCCTTCTTCTTCTTCCTGGTGGACGGCAAGCGGCTGGTGGAGTGGCTCGAGAAGGTCTCCCCCCTCAAGAGCGGGCAGACCGAGGAGATCCTCCTCGAGTTCCGCCTCGTGGCCACCTCCGTGCTGGTGTCCTCGGTGGCCACCGCGGGGGTGCAGTCGGTGGCCGCGCTCGTGGGCTACCTGATTGCCCGGGTGCCCGTGCCCTTCTTCTTCGCCGCGGTGACGTTCTTCCTGGCCCTGATTCCCGCCATCGGCGCGGCCGTGGTGTGCTTCGCCGCCGCCGGCATCCTGCTCATCACCGGCCACCAGTGGATGGCCCTCTTCCTGGCCGTCTGGGGCGTGGTGGTGGTGGGGCTGGTGGACAACATCGTCAAGCCCCTGCTCGTCAAGCGAGGCCTGGACATGCACGGGGGCATCGTCTTCTTCGCGCTGCTGGGAGGCCTGGCCATGTTCGGGACGGTGGGCCTGCTGCTCGGCCCGCTCATCGTCGCCTTCTTCCTGGCCCTGATTCGCATCTACGAGCGTGACTACGGCCGCTCCGCCGCTCAACCCTCGGCGCCGGCCACCCCGCCCACGTGA